The following are encoded in a window of Peromyscus maniculatus bairdii isolate BWxNUB_F1_BW_parent chromosome X, HU_Pman_BW_mat_3.1, whole genome shotgun sequence genomic DNA:
- the LOC102910292 gene encoding melanoma-associated antigen 10-like, translating into MSHGQKRWYCNFKGESQAPREEHGCMSYDLSVAEGKESNDKKSSSSTSPTIPRKTPADGIPKFHQSPQRAISPPTVMASIPISLSDEASGNQIGELEGPIVLHHALSAKVADLVQFLLLKYRLKELTNKAEIIEKIVEDDEQHYNRIFNEASEGLKLVFGIDVIEVDPVVHTYALVIALGITYDGMLTNGQGMTKTGLLIIALGVICMHGNRISENVIWQALNMMGLSPMENHYVAGNVKKLFIETFVQEGYLEYNPVPDSDPPHYEFLWGPRAHAETTSVDVLEFLAQISRMN; encoded by the coding sequence ATGTCTCATGGTCAGAAGAGGTGGTATTGCAACTTTAAGGGAGAATCTCAGGCCCCAAGAGAAGAACATGGCTGTATGAGTTATGATCTCTCTGTGGCTGAGGGAAAAGAGTCCAATGACAAGAAGTCCTCCTCTTCCACTAGCCCAACCATCCCCAGGAAGACACCTGCTGATGGGATACCAAAATTTCATCAGAGTCCTCAACGAGCCATATCTCCTCCCACTGTCATGGCCTCCATTCCAATATCCCTATCTGATGAAGCCTCTGGCAACCAAATAGGGGAGCTGGAAGGCCCCATAGTATTGCACCATGCACTAAGTGCAAAGGTGGCTGATTTGGTTCAGTTCCTGCTCCTCAAGTATAGATTGAAGGAGCTGACCAACAAGGCAGAAATTATAGAAAAGATTGTAGAAGATGATGAGCAGCACTACAATAGGATCTTTAATGAGGCCTCTGAGGGCTTGAAGCTGGTCTTTGGCATTGACGTGATAGAGGTGGACCCTGTGGTCCACACCTATGCCCTTGTCATTGCCCTGGGAATCACTTATGATGGGATGCTTACTAATGGCCAAGGCATGACCAAAACAGGCCTTCTAATAATTGCCCTAGGCGTCATCTGCATGCATGGCAACCGCATCAGTGAGAATGTGATCTGGCAAGCACTAAATATGATGGGACTAAGTCCCATGGaaaatcactatgtagctgggAATGTCAAGAAGCTTTTCATTGAAACTTTTGTACAGGAAGGGTATCTGGAATACAATCCAGTGCCTGACAGTGATCCCCCTCACTATGAATTCCTATGGGGTCCAAGGGCCCATGCTGAAACCACAAGTGTGGATGTCTTAGAATTTTTGGCTCAGATCAGCAGGATGAACTAA